Proteins from one Thioalkalivibrio sp. XN279 genomic window:
- a CDS encoding BON domain-containing protein, translating to MSTKFKMPLIPALALCAAAVTAGGCVLVVDGEGVHRANSDVEWARVSEPAPASSTTAADGALAREVRSRFTADTALAEEDITVSSSGDVVTLHGRLSDAALLEHALRVAAEVPGVTRVVSRLTVEMEGQ from the coding sequence ATGTCGACGAAGTTCAAGATGCCGCTCATTCCCGCCCTGGCGCTGTGCGCCGCCGCGGTCACTGCCGGTGGCTGCGTGCTGGTGGTGGACGGCGAGGGCGTGCATCGCGCCAACAGTGACGTGGAGTGGGCCCGGGTGAGCGAACCCGCCCCGGCGTCTTCCACCACAGCGGCGGACGGCGCCCTGGCCCGGGAAGTGCGCAGCCGCTTCACTGCCGATACTGCCCTGGCGGAGGAGGACATCACCGTGTCCTCGAGCGGCGACGTCGTCACGCTGCACGGGCGCCTCAGCGACGCAGCGCTGCTCGAGCACGCGCTGCGGGTGGCCGCCGAAGTGCCCGGCGTGACGCGAGTGGTGTCCCGGTTGACAGTCGAGATGGAGGGACAGTGA
- a CDS encoding DUF4097 family beta strand repeat-containing protein, with the protein MRNMPYKLLAPLVALACLAAGPAAAAERVVELEIDAPALQVTNLAGSVRIVPGAGAVVLRATVKADDAAIADAVRLEQGRRGDTASVSVRLPDGLDEVRYEDEQFRRLDVRLEYEGERIRVRSNGGETLRVDLELQLPEGTQLELRQGVGDIGVAGVDADLNLSLNYGHLRAADGQGVLVAMTRAGDIEVKSQRGQLDARSGSGDVDVENVLGTTRARTGSGDVSLRGVDGEMQVETGSGDLELADVIGSLRARTGSGDVEIRGLGAGPKLDIATGSGDVAAAGDLGALRDVTVRTGSGDVALASSAPLSLKVSLATGSGSIKVDVPVMGNVESGRRSFKATIGAGEGEARINTGSGDISIKAP; encoded by the coding sequence ATGAGAAACATGCCCTACAAGCTGCTGGCTCCCCTGGTCGCGCTGGCCTGCCTCGCGGCCGGACCGGCGGCCGCCGCCGAGCGCGTGGTGGAGCTGGAGATCGACGCGCCCGCGCTGCAGGTGACCAACCTCGCCGGCTCGGTGCGTATCGTCCCCGGCGCCGGTGCTGTCGTCCTGCGCGCCACCGTGAAGGCGGATGACGCTGCCATTGCCGATGCAGTCCGCCTGGAACAGGGGCGGCGCGGCGATACCGCCAGTGTCTCGGTCCGGTTGCCGGACGGCCTGGACGAGGTGCGCTACGAGGACGAGCAGTTCCGCCGACTCGACGTGCGCCTCGAGTACGAGGGTGAGCGGATCCGTGTCCGCAGCAACGGCGGCGAAACCTTGCGCGTCGACCTCGAGCTGCAGCTCCCGGAGGGCACCCAGCTCGAGCTGCGCCAGGGCGTGGGCGACATCGGCGTGGCCGGCGTGGATGCCGACCTGAACCTCAGCCTGAACTACGGTCATCTGCGCGCCGCCGACGGACAGGGCGTCCTGGTCGCGATGACCCGCGCGGGCGATATCGAGGTGAAAAGCCAGCGCGGCCAGCTCGATGCGCGCAGCGGTTCCGGCGATGTCGACGTCGAGAACGTGCTCGGCACGACGCGCGCGCGCACCGGCTCCGGCGACGTCAGCCTGAGGGGCGTGGACGGCGAGATGCAGGTCGAGACCGGTTCGGGGGACCTCGAGCTTGCGGACGTCATCGGCTCGCTGCGCGCCCGTACAGGTTCTGGCGATGTCGAGATCCGCGGCCTCGGCGCCGGTCCGAAGCTGGATATCGCCACCGGTTCCGGCGACGTGGCGGCTGCGGGCGATCTCGGCGCATTGCGGGACGTGACGGTGCGCACCGGCAGCGGCGACGTCGCCCTGGCGAGCAGCGCGCCGCTTTCGCTCAAGGTCAGCCTGGCCACCGGCAGCGGCAGCATCAAGGTCGACGTCCCCGTGATGGGCAACGTCGAGTCCGGGCGCCGCAGCTTCAAGGCCACCATCGGAGCCGGCGAGGGCGAGGCGCGCATCAACACCGGCAGCGGCGACATCTCCATCAAGGCGCCCTGA
- the purT gene encoding formate-dependent phosphoribosylglycinamide formyltransferase, whose product MTTLGTPLSDTGTRMLLLGSGELGKEVAIEAQRLGVEVIAVDRYANAPAMQVAHRSHVIDMLDRSALRAVVEAERPALIVPEIEAIATAELQALEAEGWQVIPTALAARLTMDREGIRRLAAEELGLPTSPFRFADTVEQYRAAVAEIGIPCVVKPVMSSSGKGQSTVRSEADIEHAWDYSQQGGRTGAGRVIVEGFVEFDYEITLLTVRHRDGTSFCAPIGHLQVDGDYRESWQPQPMTALALERAQHVAAEVTGRLGGHGIFGVELFVRGDEVLFSEVSPRPHDTGLVTLASQDLSEFALHVRAILGLPVPVIRQRGPAASCAILGAGDSDRMRYGGVSDALEEPDTELRLFGKPEVRGRRRLGVALARGESLEEARAKARRVAEAVRISL is encoded by the coding sequence ATGACTACCCTGGGCACGCCCCTGAGCGACACCGGAACCCGCATGCTGCTGCTCGGCTCGGGCGAGCTGGGCAAGGAAGTCGCCATCGAGGCCCAGCGCCTCGGCGTCGAAGTCATCGCCGTCGACCGCTACGCCAATGCGCCGGCCATGCAGGTGGCGCATCGCAGCCATGTCATCGACATGCTCGATCGCAGCGCCCTGCGCGCCGTGGTCGAGGCCGAGCGTCCCGCGCTCATCGTGCCGGAGATCGAGGCCATCGCCACGGCCGAGCTGCAGGCGCTGGAGGCGGAAGGCTGGCAGGTGATCCCCACCGCCCTCGCCGCACGCCTCACCATGGACCGCGAAGGTATCCGGCGCCTGGCGGCGGAGGAGCTGGGACTGCCCACCTCTCCGTTCCGCTTCGCCGACACCGTGGAGCAGTACCGCGCCGCAGTGGCCGAGATCGGCATCCCCTGCGTGGTCAAGCCGGTGATGAGCTCGTCGGGCAAGGGCCAGTCCACCGTGCGCAGCGAGGCGGACATCGAGCACGCCTGGGACTACTCGCAGCAGGGCGGCCGCACGGGGGCCGGCCGCGTCATCGTCGAGGGCTTCGTCGAGTTCGACTACGAGATTACGCTGCTGACGGTGCGCCATCGCGACGGCACCAGCTTCTGCGCGCCCATCGGCCACCTGCAGGTGGACGGAGACTACCGCGAGTCCTGGCAGCCGCAGCCGATGACCGCGCTGGCGCTGGAGCGCGCCCAGCACGTCGCGGCGGAGGTCACGGGGCGCCTCGGCGGCCACGGCATTTTCGGCGTGGAACTGTTCGTGCGCGGCGACGAGGTGCTGTTCAGCGAGGTTTCGCCGCGCCCGCACGACACCGGCCTGGTGACGCTGGCGTCGCAGGACCTGTCCGAGTTCGCCCTGCACGTGCGGGCCATCCTCGGCCTGCCCGTGCCGGTCATCCGCCAGCGTGGCCCCGCGGCGTCCTGCGCCATTCTCGGCGCAGGCGACTCCGACCGCATGCGCTACGGCGGCGTGTCGGACGCCCTTGAGGAGCCGGACACCGAGCTGCGCCTGTTCGGCAAGCCCGAGGTGCGGGGCAGGCGCCGGCTCGGCGTCGCGCTGGCCCGCGGGGAGAGCCTGGAAGAGGCGCGGGCCAAGGCGCGACGCGTTGCCGAGGCAGTGAGAATCAGCCTGTAG